A genomic window from Solanum dulcamara chromosome 11, daSolDulc1.2, whole genome shotgun sequence includes:
- the LOC129875244 gene encoding probable phospholipid-transporting ATPase 5, which translates to MEAGRNKQKLKWSKLYTFSCLHPHTNEGDPTSFSFAAGAPSPQSFIGQPGYSRVVFCNESHFHKHKQYKYPNNYVSTTKYNIVTFFPIALFEQFRRVANLYFLLAAVLSVTSLAPFSRVSVISPLVFVVGISMLKEAMEDWNRFLQDLKVNARKVKVHIGNGEFVERAWKDVYVGDVIKVNKNEYFPSDLLLLSSSYEDGLCYVETMNLDGETNLKVKRSLEATLSLDGDEQFSNFLATVRCEDPNPNLYTFVGNLELENESHPLSPTQILLRDSKLRNTDYIYGVVVFSGPDTKAVRNSTRSPSKRSRVERKMDHVIYVLFAMLILISMVSSIGSAVLTRSYALKWYYLDVKMSADSSFNPAKPVLSWLLQFIRALVLYGYLIPISLYVSIEVVKVLQAMLINKDQKMYDDVTDKSVEARTSNLNEELGQVEMILTDKTGTLTCNQMEFRKCSIEGISYGGEITEIDLAASRRMNVEVERYRFSLGGYDPTGRSLEMFEFSMADPATEKMALGLEKGMEAPNTINPRNSITRRDSVIKGFNFRDDRLMDKMWINRSNVSDMMMFFRVMALCHTGIPVEDGQSDKLKYEAESPEEVSFLIAAQEFGFKFCHRTQSMMVVEELDPSSGMDVKREYKLLNLLEFNSSRKRMSVIVRNENGDIFLLCKGADNVILDRLADNGRTYQQATSTHLSNYAEDGLRTMLFAYKKIKADEYEKWNSQFTKAKATIGPEREDLLENASEMIETELILLGAVAIEDKLQKGVPECIDKLAQAGLKIWLLTGDKTETAVNIGYACSLLRHDMKQVHLTLSKEAESKNLMKVMREDILGQIERYYQMVIHEYTKDRPFALIVDGRALEIALSNEYGMKDQLLRLAVRCDSVICCRVSPKQKALITRLVKQYTGKTTLAIGDGANDVGMIQEADIGVGISGMEGMQAVMASDFSMPQFRFLERLLIVHGHWCYKRISKLILYFVYKNVAFGLTLFFYDILTTSSGQVLFDDWYIVIFNVFLTSLPVISLGVLEQDVSYEVCLKFPTLYQQGPKNICFSWKRIIGWILNASFTSLVIFTISISALSPAAFTQGGEVADIGHIGAVTYTCIIWTVNCQIALIINHFTWISHLLIWGSIIFWYIFLFLYGMIPPNYSKTGFHLLTEAIGPAAIFWIVTLLAVVASLLPYFIHIVIQRSFLPMDDHLIQEMEHFRMDIVDGPMWLKEQQKSKEKTKVGFSARVDTKIRQLKEQLHRKKKVNV; encoded by the exons ATGGAAGCAGGAAGAAATAAACAGAAACTAAAATGGAGCAAACTGTACACATTCTCATGTTTGCATCCTCATACTAATGAAGGTGATCctacttctttttcttttgctgCTGGTGCACCATCACCTCAAAGTTTCATTGGTCAGCCAGGTTATTCAAGGGTGGTTTTTTGCAATGAATCACATTTCCACAAGCACAAACAATACAAGTATCCTAACAACTATGTATCCACAACAAAATACAACATTGTCACCTTCTTTCCTATAGCACTTTTCGAGCAGTTTCGTCGTGTTGCCAATCTGTATTTCTTGTTAGCTGCTGTGCTATCTGTAACTTCCTTGGCTCCATTTTCTCGTGTTAGTGTCATTTCACCACTTGTTTTCGTCGTTGGGATTAGTATGCTCAAGGAAGCTATGGAGGATTGGAATAGATTCTTGCAG gacttgaaGGTGAATGCAAGGAAGGTTAAGGTTCATATAGGAAATGGGGAATTTGTAGAGAGAGCCTGGAAAGATGTATATGTGGGCGATGTGATTAAAGTTAACAAGAATGAGTACTTTCCAAGTGATCTTTTGTTGCTTTCATCAAGCTATGAAGATGGTCTTTGTTATGTTGAGACTATGAATCTAGATGGTGAGACTAATCTGAAAGTAAAGAGAAGTTTGGAAGCCACACTTAGTCTAGATGGGGATGAACAGTTCAGTAATTTTTTAGCCACGGTTCGTTGTGAGGATCCAAATCCAAACCTTTATACATTTGTAGGAAATTTGGAGTTAGAAAATGAATCTCATCCTTTGTCTCCAACTCAAATTCTTCTAAGGGATTCAAAGCTCCGAAACACTGATTATATCTATGGGGTTGTGGTCTTTAGTGGACCGGATACAAAGGCTGTGAGGAACTCCACAAGGTCACCATCTAAACGTAGTCGAGTAGAAAGGAAGATGGATCATGTAATTTATGTCCTTTTTGCCATGCTCATTTTGATATCGATGGTATCCTCTATCGGTTCAGCTGTACTCACAAGATCTTATGCTTTAAAGTGGTATTACCTTGACGTGAAAATGAGTGCTGATTCATCTTTTAATCCAGCAAAGCCAGTTTTATCATGGTTGTTGCAATTCATAAGGGCTTTAGTGTTGTATGGATACTTGATACCAATTTCTTTATATGTTTCGATTGAAGTTGTTAAAGTTCTGCAAGCTATGCTCATCAACAAGGACCAGAAGATGTATGATGATGTAACAGATAAATCAGTTGAGGCAAGAACTTCGAATCTAAATGAGGAGCTTGGACAGGTGGAAATGATTCTAACTGACAAAACAGGCACATTGACTTGTAACCAAATGGAATTTAGGAAATGTTCAATTGAAGGGATTTCATATGGGGGTGAGATCACCGAAATTGATCTTGCAGCATCGAGGAGAATGAATGTTGAGGTGGAGAGATATCGGTTTAGTCTAGGTGGATATGATCCCACTGGTCGAAGCCTAGAGATGTTTGAGTTCTCAATGGCTGATCCAGCAACAGAGAAGATGGCCCTTGGTTTGGAGAAAGGAATGGAGGCTCCTAATACAATAAATCCAAGAAATTCTATCACAAGAAGAGACTCAGTTATTAAGGGATTCAATTTCAGGGATGATAGACTAATGGACAAAATGTGGATTAATCGATCTAATGTGTCAGATATGATGATGTTCTTTCGTGTCATGGCTCTATGTCACACCGGTATTCCTGTTGAAGATGGACAAAGTGATAAACTGAAATATGAGGCAGAGTCACCTGAGGAAGTATCCTTTCTGATAGCTGCACAAGAGTTTGGATTCAAATTCTGTCATAGAACTCAATCTATGATGGTTGTTGAAGAACTTGACCCCTCTTCTGGAATGGATGTTAAAAG GGAGTACAAGCTTCTGAATCTTTTAGAATTCAACAGCTCTAGAAAGAGGATGTCTGTGATAGTGAGAAATGAAAATGGAGACATCTTTCTCCTGTGTAAAGGGGCTGACAA TGTTATTCTTGATAGACTTGCAGATAATGGTAGGACATACCAGCAAGCGACAAGTACACATCTCTCAAACTATGCAGAAGATGGCTTGAGAACCATGCTTTTTGCATACAAGAAAATCAAGGCAGATGAGTATGAGAAGTGGAACTCACAATTTACAAAAGCCAAGGCCACTATAGGTCCAGAAAGAGAGGACCTACTAGAAAATGCCTCTGAAATGATTGAGACAGAGTTGATCCTGCTAGGTGCAGTAGCAATAGAAGATAAGCTACAAAAAGGG GTTCCTGAGTGCATAGATAAACTAGCACAAGCTGGATTGAAGATCTGGCTGCTAACTGGAGATAAGACAGAAACAGCAGTTAACATTGG ATATGCTTGCAGTTTACTTCGGCACGACATGAAGCAAGTTCATTTGACTCTAAGCAAAGAAGCTGAGTCAAAAAATCTCATGAAG GTCATGAGAGAAGATATATTGGGTCAGATTGAAAGATACTATCAAATGGTCATTCATGAATACACAAAGGATCGACCTTTCGCCTTGATAGTGGATGGAAGAGCTCTTGAAATCGCCTTGAGCAATGAGTATGGCATGAAGGATCAGCTTCTGAGATTAGCCGTTAGATGTGATTCTGTCATTTGCTGCAGAGTTTCTCCCAAACAAAAAGCTCTG ATCACGAGATTAGTTAAGCAATACACTGGCAAAACAACCTTGGCTATAGGCGATGGTGCAAATGATGTAGGTATGATCCAAGAAGCAGATATTGGTGTTGGAATCAGTGGCATGGAAGGAATGCAG GCTGTTATGGCAAGTGACTTCTCAATGCCTCAATTTCGTTTCCTGGAGCGCTTACTTATAGTCCACGGTCACTGGTGTTACAAGAGGATCTCCAAGCTG ATTCTATATTTTGTCTACAAGAATGTCGCTTTTGGCCTTACGTTATTCTTTTATGACATCCTCACAACTTCCTCAGGGCAGGTTCTATTTGATGATTGGTACATTGTCATCTTCAATGTCTTTTTGACATCCTTGCCTGTGATCTCCTTGGGTGTGCTAGAACAGGATGTTTCATATGAAGTCTGTCTTAAG TTTCCAACCCTTTATCAGCAAGGACCTAAGAATATCTGCTTCAGCTGGAAACGAATCATCGGATGGATACTAAATGCATCGTTTACATCACTAGTAATCTTTACAATCAGCATTAGTGCACTTTCCCCAGCTGCTTTCACACAAGGTGGAGAAGTGGCTGACATTGGACACATTGGTGCAGTTACTTACACTTGCATAATCTGGACAGTGAACTGCCAAATCGCGCTAATAATAAACCATTTCACTTGGATAAGCCATTTACTCATCTGGGGTAGCATCATTTTCTGGTACATATTCTTGTTCTTGTATGGAATGATCCCACCAAACTACTCGAAAACAGGATTTCACCTCTTAACAGAAGCCATAGGGCCTGCAGCAATATTCTGGATTGTTACATTGCTAGCTGTTGTAGCTTCACTACTTCCATACTTCATTCACATTGTTATTCAAAGATCATTCTTGCCTATGGATGATCATTTGATCCAAGAAATGGAACATTTTAGAATGGATATCGTCGATGGACCGATGTGGTTGAAGGAGCAGCAGAAATCCAAGGAAAAGACTAAAGTTGGATTTTCTGCTAGAGTTGATACCAAGATTAGgcagttgaaggaacagt